A portion of the Litorimonas taeanensis genome contains these proteins:
- a CDS encoding McrC family protein has product MSISDKPAEGRLMQADVEALDLAQKSMGANAFAWDGRNRIKASQFVGIIAAPGIRLEILPKIDKSENIETRGTLIKMIAAALSIPIYDGDITPLNSQDQDFLEILVLVFARRLASEVRKGLTRNYKRQTDDLARLRGKLDVTRQFTKFAATPQILACEFDEFSADNALNRLLACATSLLMRKTNVATTQRLLAEIDAHFAEVSPVTVQQALQEPIILDRKNQRWSVCEKLARLLLQSLYQTVHGGKREGVALLFDMNKLFEAYVTRLAQKTLRPMGYTVWTQKPQKALVHDKEGRRAFITKPDIYVKGHGEVIIIDTKWKTLDFSKGNFGISQADAYQMHGYARVYDATKTILLYPQMHDKSGAFASWTFENSDTQLQVATIDILDETKMAESLLSIVQLQGNSLSGTEISQRYDHASLAAQV; this is encoded by the coding sequence GTGAGTATTTCTGATAAACCTGCCGAGGGGCGTCTGATGCAAGCGGACGTCGAGGCATTAGACCTCGCTCAAAAATCCATGGGAGCGAATGCTTTTGCGTGGGACGGACGCAACAGGATAAAAGCATCGCAATTTGTGGGTATCATTGCCGCACCCGGAATCAGGCTTGAAATTCTGCCAAAGATTGACAAAAGTGAAAATATAGAGACACGCGGCACATTGATAAAAATGATTGCTGCGGCACTATCTATTCCAATTTATGACGGTGATATAACGCCTCTCAATTCTCAAGACCAGGATTTTCTTGAAATCCTTGTACTTGTATTTGCGCGCCGATTAGCAAGCGAAGTTCGAAAAGGACTGACCCGTAATTATAAACGGCAGACTGATGATTTGGCACGACTGCGGGGCAAATTGGATGTGACGCGTCAGTTCACAAAATTCGCGGCTACGCCTCAAATTCTTGCTTGCGAATTTGATGAGTTTAGCGCTGATAATGCGCTGAACAGGCTCTTGGCGTGCGCGACGTCTCTCTTGATGAGAAAGACTAATGTTGCCACCACTCAGCGTCTCCTAGCGGAAATTGATGCTCACTTCGCCGAGGTTTCGCCAGTGACAGTTCAGCAGGCACTCCAAGAACCGATAATCCTGGATCGCAAAAACCAAAGATGGAGTGTGTGCGAGAAACTCGCGAGGTTACTTCTGCAATCTTTGTATCAAACAGTTCATGGTGGGAAGCGCGAGGGTGTGGCCCTGCTCTTTGATATGAATAAACTGTTTGAAGCTTATGTAACTCGCCTTGCGCAAAAGACCTTGAGACCGATGGGTTACACTGTTTGGACCCAAAAACCGCAAAAAGCCTTAGTGCATGACAAGGAAGGGCGACGCGCCTTCATCACCAAACCTGATATCTATGTGAAGGGGCATGGCGAAGTAATAATAATTGATACTAAATGGAAGACGCTCGATTTCTCAAAAGGAAACTTTGGTATTTCGCAAGCTGACGCGTACCAAATGCATGGATATGCAAGAGTCTATGATGCCACAAAAACTATTCTGCTCTACCCACAAATGCATGATAAATCGGGTGCATTCGCAAGTTGGACCTTTGAGAATTCGGATACCCAATTACAAGTGGCTACAATCGATATTCTAGACGAAACAAAAATGGCGGAAAGCTTATTGTCGATAGTCCAGCTGCAAGGCAATTCGCTTAGTGGGACCGAAATCTCGCAAAGGTACGATCACGCTAGTTTAGCTGCGCAGGTATAA